Proteins from a single region of Symphalangus syndactylus isolate Jambi chromosome 12, NHGRI_mSymSyn1-v2.1_pri, whole genome shotgun sequence:
- the LOC134734101 gene encoding actin, alpha skeletal muscle-like: MVQRTATADDKKLEKSYKLPDGQVITIGNERFWCPEVLFQPSFLGMESCGTHETTFNCIMKCDVDIFKDLYANTVLSSSTTMYPDIANRMQKAITALAPSTMKIKIIAPQERKYSVWIGGSILASLSTFQQMCISKQEYDKLGPSTVHHKCF, from the coding sequence ATGGTACAAAGAACAGCTACAGCTGATGACAAAAAGCTGGAGAAGAGCTACAAGCTGCCCGACGGCCAGGTCATCACCATCGGCAATGAGCGGTTCTGGTGTCCAGAGGTGCTGTTCCAGccttccttcctgggcatggaaTCCTGTGGCACCCACGAGACCACCTTCAACTGCATCATGAAGTGTGATGTGGACATCTTCAAAGACCTCTACGCCAACACAGTGCTGTCCAGCAGCACCACCATGTACCCAGACATCGCCAACAGGATGCAGAAAGCAATTACTGCCCTGGCACCTAGCACCATGAAGATCAAGATCATTGCACCCCAAGAGCGAAAGTACTCGGTGTGGATCGGCGGCTCCATCCTGGCCTCACTGTCCACCTTCCAGCAGATGTGCATTAGCAAGCAGGAGTATGACAAGTTGGGCCCCTCCACTGTTCACCACAAATGCTTCTAA